In Phocoena phocoena chromosome 3, mPhoPho1.1, whole genome shotgun sequence, a single window of DNA contains:
- the DIMT1 gene encoding probable dimethyladenosine transferase isoform X2 → MPKIKAGASGRCRERQQQRRELKSVGGLMFNTGIGQHVLKNPLIVNSIIDKAALRPTDVVLEVGPGTGNMTVKLLEKAKKVIACELDLRLVAELHKRVQGTPLASKLQVMVGDVLKTDLPFFDACVANLPYQISSPFVFKLLLHRPFFRCAVLMFQREFALRLVAKPGDKLYCRLSINTQLLARVDHLMKVGKNNFRPPPKVESSVVRIEPKNPPPPINFQEWDGLVRITFVRKNKTLSAAFKSSAVQQLLEKNYRIHCSVHNIVSAAMYFAEHI, encoded by the exons ATGCCGAAGATCAAGGCAGGGGCGAGCGGCCGGTGCCGCGAGCGGCAACAACAACGCCGGGAGCTGAAGAGCGTAGGAG gactcATGTTCAACACGGGGATTGGGCAGCACGTTTTGAAAAATCCTCTCATTGTTAACAGTATTATCGATAAG GCTGCCTTAAGACCAACTGATGTGGTGCTGGAAGTCGGACCTGGAACTGGCAATATGACTGTAAAGTTGCTAGAAAAGGCGAAAAAG gtaatAGCCTGTGAACTTGACCTAAGGCTAGTAGCTGAACTTCACAAAAGAGTTCAGGGCAC GCCTCTGGCCAGCAAACTTCAAGTAATGGTGGGTGATGTGTTGAAAACAGATTTGCCATTTTTTGATGCTTGTGTGGCAAATTTGCCTTATCAG ATCTCTTCTCCTTTTGTCTTCAAGCTGTTGCTGCACCGACCTTTTTTCAG ATGTGCTGTACTTATGTTTCAAAGAGAATTTGCTCTCCGACTGGTTGCAAAACCTGGGGATAAGTTATACTGCAGACTGTCAATTAATACACAGCTATTAGCACGTGTGGACCATCTAATGAAA GTTGGAAAGAATAACTTCAGACCACCGCCCAAGGTGGAATCCAGTGTCGTAAGGATAGAACCTAAGAATCCACCACCACCTATCAATTTTCAG GAATGGGATGGCCTAGTAAGGATCACCTTTGTTAGGAAAAACAAGACACTGTCTGCTGCATTTAA GTCAAGTGCAGTGCAACAGCTACTGGAAAAAAACTACAGAATTCACTGTTCGGTCCATAATATC GTCAGTGCTGCTATGTATTTTGCAGAACATATCTGA
- the DIMT1 gene encoding probable dimethyladenosine transferase isoform X1, translated as MPKIKAGASGRCRERQQQRRELKSVGGLMFNTGIGQHVLKNPLIVNSIIDKAALRPTDVVLEVGPGTGNMTVKLLEKAKKVIACELDLRLVAELHKRVQGTPLASKLQVMVGDVLKTDLPFFDACVANLPYQISSPFVFKLLLHRPFFRCAVLMFQREFALRLVAKPGDKLYCRLSINTQLLARVDHLMKVGKNNFRPPPKVESSVVRIEPKNPPPPINFQEWDGLVRITFVRKNKTLSAAFKSSAVQQLLEKNYRIHCSVHNIIIPEDFSIADKIQQILTSTGFSDKRARSMDIDDFIRLLHGFNAEGIHFS; from the exons ATGCCGAAGATCAAGGCAGGGGCGAGCGGCCGGTGCCGCGAGCGGCAACAACAACGCCGGGAGCTGAAGAGCGTAGGAG gactcATGTTCAACACGGGGATTGGGCAGCACGTTTTGAAAAATCCTCTCATTGTTAACAGTATTATCGATAAG GCTGCCTTAAGACCAACTGATGTGGTGCTGGAAGTCGGACCTGGAACTGGCAATATGACTGTAAAGTTGCTAGAAAAGGCGAAAAAG gtaatAGCCTGTGAACTTGACCTAAGGCTAGTAGCTGAACTTCACAAAAGAGTTCAGGGCAC GCCTCTGGCCAGCAAACTTCAAGTAATGGTGGGTGATGTGTTGAAAACAGATTTGCCATTTTTTGATGCTTGTGTGGCAAATTTGCCTTATCAG ATCTCTTCTCCTTTTGTCTTCAAGCTGTTGCTGCACCGACCTTTTTTCAG ATGTGCTGTACTTATGTTTCAAAGAGAATTTGCTCTCCGACTGGTTGCAAAACCTGGGGATAAGTTATACTGCAGACTGTCAATTAATACACAGCTATTAGCACGTGTGGACCATCTAATGAAA GTTGGAAAGAATAACTTCAGACCACCGCCCAAGGTGGAATCCAGTGTCGTAAGGATAGAACCTAAGAATCCACCACCACCTATCAATTTTCAG GAATGGGATGGCCTAGTAAGGATCACCTTTGTTAGGAAAAACAAGACACTGTCTGCTGCATTTAA GTCAAGTGCAGTGCAACAGCTACTGGAAAAAAACTACAGAATTCACTGTTCGGTCCATAATATC ATAATACCAGAAGATTTCAGCATAGCAGATAAAATACAGCAAATCCTAACCAGCACAGGTTTTAGTGACAAGCGGGCCCGTTCCATGGACATAGATGATTTCATTAG attgctaCATGGATTCAATGCAGAAGGTATCCATTTTTCTTAG